In one window of Miscanthus floridulus cultivar M001 chromosome 12, ASM1932011v1, whole genome shotgun sequence DNA:
- the LOC136498272 gene encoding uncharacterized protein isoform X2 yields MSETLEKDKKLGQEEDEVEEEYVLLELDDCLYSDISPGAPFVFSGLDTLTPTLTVGNGLKMIGEYEETVGTCYLFSESENTGNPTSSGKEGPSKEVNHLASVQKILKFRPVNTERPKHLAYQHKDKEI; encoded by the exons ATGTCAGAAACACTTGAGAAAGACAAGAAACTTGgtcaggaggaagatgaagtggaagagGAGTATGTATTGCTGGAGTTGGACGATTGTCTTTACTCAGACATATCACCAGGTGCTCCGTTTGTATTCTCT GGTTTGGATACACTAACGCCTACCTTGACAGTAGGCAATGGTCTGAAGATG ATTGGAGAATACGAGGAAACTGTTGGCACATGTTATCTATTCTCTGAAAGTG AAAATACAGGCAACCCAACCAGCAGTGGTAAGGAAGGTCCCTCAAAGGAGGTGAATCATCTTGCAAGCGTTCAAAAGATCCTCAAATTCCGGCCAGTCAACACAGAGCGTCCGAAGCATTTAGCGTATCAACACAAGGACAAGGAAATTTGA
- the LOC136498272 gene encoding uncharacterized protein isoform X3 has product MSETLEKDKKLGQEEDEVEEEYVLLELDDCLYSDISPGAPFVFSIGEYEETVGTCYLFSESEAQPKPLSNETLPSEENTGNPTSSGKEGPSKEVNHLASVQKILKFRPVNTERPKHLAYQHKDKEI; this is encoded by the exons ATGTCAGAAACACTTGAGAAAGACAAGAAACTTGgtcaggaggaagatgaagtggaagagGAGTATGTATTGCTGGAGTTGGACGATTGTCTTTACTCAGACATATCACCAGGTGCTCCGTTTGTATTCTCT ATTGGAGAATACGAGGAAACTGTTGGCACATGTTATCTATTCTCTGAAAGTG AAGCTCAACCAAAACCTCTTAGTAATGAGACGCTACCTTCTGAAGAAAATACAGGCAACCCAACCAGCAGTGGTAAGGAAGGTCCCTCAAAGGAGGTGAATCATCTTGCAAGCGTTCAAAAGATCCTCAAATTCCGGCCAGTCAACACAGAGCGTCCGAAGCATTTAGCGTATCAACACAAGGACAAGGAAATTTGA
- the LOC136498272 gene encoding uncharacterized protein isoform X4 codes for MSETLEKDKKLGQEEDEVEEEYVLLELDDCLYSDISPGAPFVFSGLDTLTPTLTVGNGLKMIGEYEETVGTCYLFSESGNPTSSGKEGPSKEVNHLASVQKILKFRPVNTERPKHLAYQHKDKEI; via the exons ATGTCAGAAACACTTGAGAAAGACAAGAAACTTGgtcaggaggaagatgaagtggaagagGAGTATGTATTGCTGGAGTTGGACGATTGTCTTTACTCAGACATATCACCAGGTGCTCCGTTTGTATTCTCT GGTTTGGATACACTAACGCCTACCTTGACAGTAGGCAATGGTCTGAAGATG ATTGGAGAATACGAGGAAACTGTTGGCACATGTTATCTATTCTCTGAAAGTG GCAACCCAACCAGCAGTGGTAAGGAAGGTCCCTCAAAGGAGGTGAATCATCTTGCAAGCGTTCAAAAGATCCTCAAATTCCGGCCAGTCAACACAGAGCGTCCGAAGCATTTAGCGTATCAACACAAGGACAAGGAAATTTGA
- the LOC136498272 gene encoding uncharacterized protein isoform X1, which produces MSETLEKDKKLGQEEDEVEEEYVLLELDDCLYSDISPGAPFVFSGLDTLTPTLTVGNGLKMIGEYEETVGTCYLFSESEAQPKPLSNETLPSEENTGNPTSSGKEGPSKEVNHLASVQKILKFRPVNTERPKHLAYQHKDKEI; this is translated from the exons ATGTCAGAAACACTTGAGAAAGACAAGAAACTTGgtcaggaggaagatgaagtggaagagGAGTATGTATTGCTGGAGTTGGACGATTGTCTTTACTCAGACATATCACCAGGTGCTCCGTTTGTATTCTCT GGTTTGGATACACTAACGCCTACCTTGACAGTAGGCAATGGTCTGAAGATG ATTGGAGAATACGAGGAAACTGTTGGCACATGTTATCTATTCTCTGAAAGTG AAGCTCAACCAAAACCTCTTAGTAATGAGACGCTACCTTCTGAAGAAAATACAGGCAACCCAACCAGCAGTGGTAAGGAAGGTCCCTCAAAGGAGGTGAATCATCTTGCAAGCGTTCAAAAGATCCTCAAATTCCGGCCAGTCAACACAGAGCGTCCGAAGCATTTAGCGTATCAACACAAGGACAAGGAAATTTGA